A genomic region of Gemmata massiliana contains the following coding sequences:
- a CDS encoding VWA domain-containing protein, translating to MAEFHFLRPWWLLAVVPAGALTWRLWATEDAGRAWRKLVAPHLLPHLLTGREERGWFRPVTVLLVGWVLATIALAGPTWAREPAPFAEDTAVLAIVVKVTPSMKAEDVQPNRLARATEKVRDLLKLRPGTRTALFAYAGSAHRVMPLTTDAGIVTTFAAELSPDVMPVEGANASAALTAADETVKKSGRAGWVLWIADGVSPDEQKALEKYHAEGRAPVSVLAVAGEGPELESLKQAASVLDAPVVRVSPDNADVQRLSRNTRFSTVSEQAGGERWKDFGYWLVFPLALVALLSFRRGWMVRSAGGEA from the coding sequence ATGGCGGAGTTCCACTTCCTCCGCCCGTGGTGGCTGCTCGCGGTCGTCCCGGCCGGGGCGCTGACGTGGCGATTGTGGGCGACCGAGGACGCGGGGCGCGCGTGGCGGAAGCTCGTTGCGCCGCACCTGCTCCCGCACCTGCTCACCGGGCGCGAGGAGCGCGGTTGGTTCCGACCGGTAACCGTGCTGCTCGTCGGGTGGGTGCTCGCGACGATCGCGCTGGCCGGACCGACGTGGGCGCGCGAACCGGCCCCGTTTGCGGAGGACACCGCGGTGCTGGCGATCGTCGTGAAGGTCACGCCGTCGATGAAAGCCGAAGACGTGCAACCGAACCGTCTCGCCCGCGCAACGGAGAAGGTGCGCGATCTGCTCAAACTGCGTCCGGGAACGCGGACCGCACTCTTCGCTTACGCAGGTAGTGCGCACCGGGTCATGCCGCTCACGACCGACGCGGGAATTGTTACCACTTTTGCCGCAGAACTGTCGCCAGATGTGATGCCCGTTGAAGGAGCCAACGCCAGCGCCGCCCTGACCGCGGCCGACGAAACAGTGAAGAAGTCCGGGCGCGCCGGGTGGGTACTGTGGATCGCAGACGGCGTGTCTCCGGACGAACAGAAGGCACTGGAGAAGTATCACGCCGAAGGTCGCGCGCCGGTAAGCGTGCTGGCGGTGGCCGGCGAAGGGCCGGAACTGGAATCGCTCAAACAAGCGGCATCCGTACTCGACGCGCCCGTGGTGCGCGTGTCACCGGACAACGCGGACGTGCAGCGCCTCAGCCGCAACACGCGGTTCTCGACCGTTTCGGAGCAAGCCGGCGGGGAGCGCTGGAAGGACTTCGGCTACTGGCTCGTTTTCCCGCTCGCGCTCGTGGCGCTGCTGTCGTTTCGGCGCGGGTGGATGGTGCGGTCCGCCGGGGGTGAAGCATGA
- a CDS encoding vWA domain-containing protein produces MLTLAYPWLLAVLPLPLLVRWAAPAYREHREALRVPFVPRLARLTGQEPTTGAVVLRGGWVRGFAIVGGWLCIVSALVRPQWLEPPINRTVPVRDMMLAVDLSGSMGTRDFTDEAGKTTDRLTAVKQVLDDFLTRRKGDRVGLIVFGNAPFVQAPFTQDLDVCHELLAETRVGMAGPKTALGDAIGLAITVFDRSDVPEKVLIVLTDGNDTGSQVPPEKAAAVAKDKGIVVYTVAVGDPKAAGEDKLDEEVLKRVAGTTGGTYSHAGNRAELDAIYKRLDELPTREAQTISHRPRRDLFHWPLAAGFALSFVPAVVGMLTNRLRTPSIVRSPAQVARV; encoded by the coding sequence ATGCTGACACTCGCCTACCCCTGGCTGCTCGCCGTGTTACCGCTGCCCCTTCTGGTGCGGTGGGCGGCACCGGCGTACCGCGAGCACCGCGAAGCGCTCCGCGTACCGTTCGTTCCGCGCCTCGCGCGCCTCACCGGTCAGGAGCCGACGACCGGTGCGGTCGTGCTGCGCGGCGGGTGGGTGCGCGGGTTCGCGATCGTCGGTGGCTGGCTGTGCATCGTGTCTGCACTCGTGCGCCCTCAGTGGCTCGAACCGCCGATCAACCGGACCGTACCGGTCCGCGACATGATGCTCGCGGTGGACCTCTCCGGCTCGATGGGGACGCGCGACTTCACCGATGAGGCCGGAAAGACCACGGACCGGCTCACCGCAGTGAAACAGGTGCTCGACGACTTTTTGACGCGGCGCAAGGGCGATCGCGTGGGGCTAATCGTGTTCGGGAACGCGCCGTTCGTTCAGGCACCGTTCACGCAAGATCTCGATGTGTGTCACGAACTGCTCGCCGAAACGCGCGTTGGCATGGCCGGGCCGAAAACGGCACTCGGCGACGCGATCGGGCTGGCGATCACGGTCTTCGATCGGAGCGATGTGCCCGAAAAGGTGCTGATCGTACTGACCGACGGCAACGACACCGGTAGCCAGGTGCCACCCGAAAAGGCCGCCGCGGTCGCGAAGGATAAGGGGATCGTCGTTTACACGGTCGCGGTCGGTGACCCCAAAGCGGCGGGCGAGGACAAACTCGACGAAGAGGTACTCAAGCGGGTCGCGGGCACCACCGGTGGAACGTACTCGCACGCCGGTAACCGGGCTGAACTGGACGCGATCTACAAGCGGCTCGACGAACTGCCCACGCGCGAGGCTCAAACGATCTCGCACCGCCCGCGGCGCGACCTGTTCCACTGGCCGCTCGCAGCGGGATTCGCGCTGAGTTTCGTACCCGCGGTTGTTGGGATGCTGACGAACCGTTTGCGGACACCATCAATCGTCCGTTCACCTGCCCAAGTCGCGAGGGTGTGA
- a CDS encoding DUF4381 domain-containing protein — protein sequence MADTDPGSLDRLHDIAVPPPVSWWPLAPGWYVVAGVALVLLGVGVWVLVDRWRRNRYRRDALRELDLMAHRAQVPAAVAEIAELLKRTALAAFPRERVASLTGAAWLGFLDATGGMDAFTNGDGQLLGGTIYQRAEPGAAPDVPKLAAVVRHWITHHRC from the coding sequence GTGGCTGATACTGATCCAGGTAGTCTCGATCGACTACACGACATCGCCGTTCCACCTCCGGTGTCGTGGTGGCCCCTCGCACCGGGGTGGTACGTGGTCGCGGGGGTCGCACTGGTGTTGCTCGGTGTCGGAGTGTGGGTCCTGGTGGATCGCTGGCGCCGCAACCGATACCGCCGCGACGCGCTGCGGGAACTCGACCTGATGGCGCACCGCGCACAAGTACCCGCGGCTGTGGCTGAAATTGCAGAACTGTTGAAGCGAACGGCGCTCGCAGCGTTCCCGCGCGAGCGCGTCGCGTCACTCACGGGCGCGGCGTGGCTCGGGTTCCTCGACGCGACGGGTGGAATGGACGCTTTCACCAATGGCGACGGGCAGCTCTTGGGGGGCACGATTTACCAGCGCGCGGAACCGGGCGCAGCGCCCGATGTTCCGAAGCTCGCGGCCGTCGTTCGACACTGGATCACGCACCACCGATGCTGA